One Arthrobacter sp. StoSoilB20 DNA segment encodes these proteins:
- a CDS encoding serine hydrolase domain-containing protein has translation MVETGPSADWARKQVDLGRVPVAVLGIASSRGIEDVVAFGTDAGRQATPEDHFALFSVSKPISALTVMRQVEQGKLSLGAPLSAAVPAFGARRTDSVTLEQLLSHRSGIADPALDAGTPLREALTKADQAFYAGSLVQYCNIAFEGAAAMAEWADGRPFEEQLLSLARDTGAASLTFDASCNPHTVHGTEAAGLNVQAMYKNRHPGAGLFGTATDLLNLGSELLRHSGKAVKPATLAAMRRPRTTEVSHITTRPTPLRHTGLGFQLPANESELLAKGIYGHPGWSGTEWWMFPEQDRCVVFLTNVLDAPDTGVDTNELFNAVAAS, from the coding sequence ATGGTGGAAACAGGACCCTCCGCAGACTGGGCCCGCAAGCAGGTAGACCTGGGGCGCGTTCCCGTCGCGGTGTTGGGAATTGCGTCCAGCCGTGGCATCGAGGACGTCGTGGCGTTCGGGACCGACGCCGGCAGGCAGGCAACTCCCGAAGACCACTTCGCACTCTTCTCCGTTTCCAAGCCGATCAGTGCCCTGACCGTGATGCGGCAGGTGGAGCAGGGGAAGTTGTCCTTGGGGGCACCTCTTAGCGCCGCCGTCCCCGCCTTCGGTGCCCGCCGCACGGACAGCGTGACTTTGGAACAGCTGCTCAGCCACCGTTCCGGGATTGCCGATCCAGCGCTCGACGCCGGCACTCCCCTCCGCGAGGCCCTCACCAAAGCGGACCAAGCCTTCTACGCGGGAAGCCTGGTCCAGTACTGCAACATAGCTTTTGAGGGAGCCGCCGCCATGGCCGAGTGGGCCGATGGGCGCCCGTTCGAGGAGCAGTTGCTTTCTCTGGCCCGTGACACCGGCGCGGCATCCCTTACCTTTGATGCAAGCTGCAACCCGCACACCGTCCATGGCACCGAAGCCGCGGGCCTGAATGTGCAGGCCATGTATAAGAACCGCCATCCCGGAGCGGGCTTGTTTGGCACAGCCACGGACCTGCTCAACCTGGGCTCGGAACTCCTGCGACATTCCGGGAAGGCAGTCAAGCCCGCAACCCTTGCGGCCATGCGCCGCCCCCGCACCACGGAGGTTTCACACATCACCACCCGCCCCACCCCGCTGAGGCACACGGGATTGGGCTTCCAACTGCCCGCCAATGAGTCCGAGCTCCTGGCCAAGGGGATCTACGGCCACCCTGGCTGGTCCGGGACAGAATGGTGGATGTTCCCGGAGCAGGACAGGTGCGTGGTGTTCCTGACGAATGTGCTGGACGCGCCGGACACGGGCGTAGACACCAACGAGCTCTTCAACGCTGTGGCAGCTTCCTAG
- a CDS encoding sigma-70 family RNA polymerase sigma factor, whose product MLSERELAFIAIHKDSYPSVFKFVCRRVESAEAAEEIAADVFRIVWQKWSDDSRPELPYLLTVARNLVGNAYRSRDRRLALQEKLRTTAVERFGEESENVVVQDAMMRLREQDRDILQLAYWDDLSTAEIAGVLQCSESAAKVRLHRARTAFRKQMPAGAETTTHKMGV is encoded by the coding sequence GTGCTTTCCGAGCGCGAATTGGCGTTCATCGCCATTCACAAAGACAGCTACCCATCCGTCTTCAAATTCGTCTGCCGGCGCGTCGAATCCGCTGAGGCGGCGGAGGAGATCGCCGCCGACGTCTTTCGCATCGTCTGGCAAAAGTGGAGCGACGACTCGCGCCCGGAACTCCCGTACCTATTGACGGTTGCCCGGAACCTGGTGGGGAACGCCTACAGGAGCCGCGACCGGCGGCTGGCATTGCAGGAAAAGCTCCGGACGACGGCGGTGGAGCGGTTTGGCGAGGAGTCCGAAAACGTCGTGGTCCAGGACGCCATGATGCGGTTGCGTGAACAGGACCGGGACATCCTCCAACTGGCCTACTGGGACGACTTGAGCACCGCAGAAATAGCAGGCGTGCTGCAGTGCAGTGAATCGGCGGCCAAAGTCCGCCTCCACCGGGCCCGAACGGCGTTCCGGAAACAGATGCCTGCAGGGGCCGAAACCACCACACACAAGATGGGGGTCTGA
- the ureC gene encoding urease subunit alpha, translated as MSFDIPRKQYAELYGPTTGDAIRLADTELFLEIEKDYTAYGEEVVFGGGKVIRDGMGQNGQLTRSEDIPDTVITNVIVLDYTGIYKADIALRDGYIFKIGKAGNPQITDDVDIVIGAGTEIIAGERKILTAGGIDTHIHFISPEQVPAALCNGITTMVGGGTGPAEGTKATTVTPGAWHISRMLQAAEGLPVNIGLFGKGHASAVEPLAEQIRAGAVGLKVHEDWGSTTSSIDMSLRVADEYDVQVAIHTDTLNECGFVEDTIRAIDGRVIHTFHTEGAGGGHAPDIIKIAGLPNVLPASTNPTLPYTRNTIEEHLDMLMVCHHLNPDIPEDVAFADSRIRAETIAAEDVLHDLGIFAITSSDSQAMGRVGEVVTRTWQVADAMKRQRGVLKDPSGTTHGSAESDNFRLKRYVAKYTINAAIAQGMADVIGSVEEGKFADLVLWDPAFFGVKPELVIKGGQIAYALMGDANASIPTPQPRTMRPMFATYGKALQQTSITFLSKAAIDAGVPAELGLERIIKPVTGIRNLTKADLKYNGETPEIAVDPETYKVSVDGVEVTSQPSDVLPMAQRYFLF; from the coding sequence ATGAGCTTCGACATTCCCCGCAAACAGTACGCCGAGCTGTACGGGCCAACCACCGGCGACGCCATCCGGCTGGCGGACACCGAACTGTTCCTTGAAATCGAGAAGGACTACACAGCTTACGGCGAAGAGGTGGTGTTCGGCGGTGGCAAAGTCATCCGCGACGGCATGGGCCAGAACGGACAACTGACCCGCTCGGAGGACATCCCGGACACGGTGATAACCAACGTGATCGTCCTGGACTACACCGGGATCTACAAGGCCGATATTGCCCTGAGGGACGGGTACATCTTCAAAATCGGCAAGGCAGGCAACCCGCAGATCACCGACGATGTGGACATCGTAATTGGCGCCGGCACGGAGATCATCGCCGGTGAACGGAAGATCCTCACAGCCGGCGGCATCGACACCCACATCCACTTCATCTCCCCGGAACAGGTCCCGGCCGCGCTCTGCAATGGCATCACCACCATGGTGGGCGGCGGCACCGGTCCGGCCGAAGGAACCAAAGCCACCACGGTCACCCCCGGAGCTTGGCACATCTCCCGGATGCTGCAGGCCGCCGAAGGCCTCCCCGTCAACATCGGCCTCTTCGGCAAAGGCCACGCATCCGCCGTCGAGCCCCTCGCAGAGCAGATCCGCGCCGGCGCTGTAGGGCTGAAGGTGCATGAAGACTGGGGCTCCACCACCTCGTCCATCGACATGTCCCTGCGCGTGGCCGACGAATACGACGTCCAAGTGGCCATCCACACCGACACCCTCAACGAGTGCGGCTTTGTGGAAGACACCATCCGGGCCATCGACGGCCGCGTCATCCACACCTTCCACACCGAAGGTGCAGGTGGTGGTCACGCCCCGGACATCATCAAGATCGCCGGGCTGCCCAACGTGCTCCCAGCCTCCACCAACCCCACGCTGCCGTACACCCGCAACACCATCGAAGAGCATCTGGACATGCTCATGGTCTGCCACCACCTCAACCCGGACATCCCCGAAGACGTGGCCTTCGCAGACTCCCGCATCCGGGCCGAAACCATCGCCGCCGAAGACGTCCTGCACGACCTCGGCATCTTCGCCATCACCTCCTCCGACTCGCAAGCCATGGGCCGTGTCGGCGAAGTAGTCACCCGCACCTGGCAGGTAGCCGACGCCATGAAACGGCAACGAGGCGTGTTGAAGGATCCCTCCGGCACCACCCACGGCTCCGCCGAATCCGACAACTTCCGGCTCAAACGCTACGTGGCCAAATACACTATCAACGCCGCCATCGCCCAAGGCATGGCAGATGTCATCGGTTCCGTGGAAGAAGGCAAATTCGCGGACCTGGTGCTCTGGGACCCCGCGTTCTTCGGCGTGAAACCCGAACTCGTCATCAAAGGCGGACAGATCGCCTACGCCCTCATGGGCGACGCCAACGCCTCCATCCCCACACCCCAGCCCCGCACCATGCGCCCCATGTTTGCCACGTACGGCAAGGCCTTGCAGCAGACGTCCATCACGTTCCTGTCCAAAGCAGCCATCGACGCCGGAGTGCCCGCCGAACTCGGCCTCGAACGCATCATCAAACCCGTCACCGGCATCCGCAACCTCACCAAAGCGGACCTCAAATACAACGGCGAAACGCCGGAGATCGCCGTCGACCCCGAAACCTACAAAGTGAGCGTCGACGGCGTCGAAGTCACCTCCCAGCCCTCCGACGTGCTGCCCATGGCGCAGCGCTACTTCCTCTTCTAA
- a CDS encoding beta-propeller fold lactonase family protein, with amino-acid sequence MANENTLIWVGSYTADRNANGKGITALSAGDDGQLSSLGLAVAADSPSFLAVHPTLPVVYAVAEEARTVRAYRRTGGSGLEEFGEPWTAGEATCHVAADPQGRFIVATCWGDGQVILYELDDDGAITSRTSAAAAVDPHTATSPDGQRPSRGHSSLMLPDGRVMTTDLGHDLVRVWKYVPGEGLQLDHQVVLPKGSGPRHMARHHSGTVFVDTEYSVEVAAIRMEPDGTYELTAVVPATASGVKDGDAGAEIALSPDGRFAYVGVRGSDRICVLKVSHDGTELEPIADIPCGGAWPRHHLVREGWLYVANEGSDDVVSFRLDPGTGLPDGPAGRVETGSPSVLVPAG; translated from the coding sequence ATGGCCAACGAAAACACACTGATCTGGGTGGGTTCCTACACCGCCGACAGGAACGCCAACGGCAAGGGCATCACCGCCCTATCGGCCGGCGATGACGGCCAACTGAGCTCACTCGGCTTGGCTGTGGCTGCAGATTCACCGTCGTTCCTTGCGGTGCATCCAACGCTGCCGGTGGTTTATGCGGTGGCCGAGGAAGCAAGGACCGTCCGCGCTTACCGCCGCACGGGCGGCTCCGGGCTGGAGGAGTTCGGCGAGCCGTGGACGGCCGGTGAGGCCACGTGCCATGTTGCCGCGGACCCGCAAGGACGCTTTATTGTGGCTACGTGTTGGGGCGATGGCCAGGTCATCCTGTACGAATTGGACGACGACGGCGCCATCACCTCGCGCACCAGCGCGGCAGCCGCCGTCGATCCCCACACTGCAACGTCCCCGGACGGGCAGCGGCCAAGCCGCGGGCATTCAAGCCTGATGCTCCCGGACGGACGCGTGATGACCACCGATCTTGGGCATGACCTGGTCCGGGTGTGGAAATACGTTCCCGGCGAGGGGCTGCAACTGGACCATCAGGTGGTTTTGCCCAAGGGCTCCGGCCCGCGGCACATGGCACGCCATCACAGCGGGACCGTTTTTGTGGATACCGAATACTCCGTGGAAGTCGCCGCGATCCGAATGGAACCGGACGGTACCTACGAGCTCACGGCCGTGGTTCCGGCGACTGCTTCGGGGGTCAAAGACGGCGACGCCGGAGCGGAGATTGCGTTGTCACCGGATGGCCGATTCGCTTATGTGGGGGTGCGTGGGTCGGACCGCATCTGCGTGCTGAAAGTGAGCCACGACGGCACTGAACTTGAGCCCATCGCCGACATTCCCTGCGGCGGCGCCTGGCCCCGGCACCACCTGGTCCGCGAAGGCTGGCTGTACGTCGCCAACGAAGGCTCGGACGACGTCGTGAGTTTCAGGCTGGACCCGGGCACAGGATTGCCGGACGGTCCCGCGGGCCGGGTGGAAACGGGTTCCCCCAGCGTGCTGGTCCCCGCCGGTTAA
- a CDS encoding nickel transporter: MTALTGFATMYREREALPLRTRLLFTFGAVAALHLAAVVLLLVGAAGAAQPLALGLVVTAYVAGIKHSYDWDHIAAIDNSTRKFVAQRKDPVSVGFAFSLGHSSVVIAAGLLVVVGASMIGQFMEDGTTGNKVLGLIGAGVSGLFLLAMGLFNGSAFVRATQAYRKVRAGGEVRHEDLEAKGFVARLLAKPLSKVQRPRNIYVIGFLFGLGFDTATTIGLLVITTTASLAGVSPLALLVLPLAFTAAMTLCDSINGVAMMKMYTSAIHNPQRKLRFNAVITGISAVSALFIAVITLGGFVNSAFELEDPLTTWLGSIDLGDAGLILVGLFVLLWAVSAVRSRKISV; this comes from the coding sequence ATGACTGCCCTGACCGGGTTCGCCACCATGTACCGGGAGCGGGAGGCCTTGCCCCTGCGGACCCGGTTGCTTTTCACTTTCGGTGCCGTCGCCGCATTGCACCTCGCCGCCGTCGTGCTCCTGTTGGTCGGTGCGGCCGGCGCCGCGCAGCCCCTGGCGCTCGGGCTGGTGGTCACGGCCTACGTTGCCGGCATCAAGCACAGCTACGACTGGGACCACATTGCGGCAATCGACAACTCCACCAGAAAGTTCGTGGCACAGCGCAAAGATCCTGTGAGCGTGGGGTTCGCGTTCAGCCTGGGGCACAGTTCCGTGGTGATCGCGGCGGGCCTGTTGGTGGTGGTGGGTGCATCCATGATCGGGCAGTTCATGGAGGACGGCACCACGGGCAACAAGGTGCTGGGGCTGATTGGCGCCGGTGTTTCCGGGCTGTTCCTGCTGGCGATGGGCCTGTTCAACGGATCGGCGTTCGTCCGTGCCACACAGGCGTACCGGAAGGTGCGGGCCGGCGGCGAGGTGCGGCACGAGGACCTGGAGGCCAAGGGCTTCGTGGCCCGGCTCCTGGCCAAACCCCTGTCCAAAGTGCAGCGGCCACGGAACATCTACGTCATCGGATTCCTTTTCGGCCTGGGATTCGACACCGCCACCACCATTGGGCTGCTGGTCATCACCACGACGGCGTCACTCGCCGGAGTTTCTCCGCTCGCCCTGCTTGTCCTCCCGCTTGCGTTCACGGCGGCTATGACACTGTGCGATTCAATCAATGGCGTAGCCATGATGAAGATGTACACCTCAGCCATTCACAACCCGCAGCGCAAGCTTCGATTCAACGCCGTCATCACCGGAATCTCCGCTGTTTCGGCGCTCTTCATTGCGGTCATCACGTTGGGTGGGTTCGTGAATTCGGCGTTCGAACTCGAGGACCCGCTGACCACCTGGCTGGGCAGCATTGACCTGGGCGATGCCGGCCTGATCCTGGTGGGCTTGTTCGTGCTCTTGTGGGCAGTATCGGCGGTGCGCAGCAGGAAGATCAGCGTCTAG
- a CDS encoding urease accessory protein UreF translates to MSATYQLALQQLTDSALPTGAFAHSLGFESYVHRGLVWDEGSFGEWLGAFVGQQLTYSDGLALRFLYDGVDVCLLDSVLSAQLLAREVREASLKMGGRLLEIGGEVFPSAELAAYRELVRGGGAGGHQPLAFGVIARSLGVPFEAALSAYLFAAVTSLTQNAVRAIPLGQNAGQRVLRHAHDAVAAAVEDVAQLCWDDFGAVSPGLEISQMRHERQRARMFMS, encoded by the coding sequence TTGAGTGCGACATATCAGCTGGCTCTTCAACAGTTGACTGACTCTGCGTTGCCTACGGGGGCGTTTGCTCATTCTTTGGGGTTTGAGAGCTATGTGCATCGTGGGTTGGTTTGGGATGAGGGGTCTTTTGGGGAGTGGTTGGGGGCTTTTGTGGGGCAGCAGCTGACCTATTCGGATGGGTTGGCTCTGCGGTTCTTGTATGACGGGGTGGATGTTTGTTTGTTGGATTCTGTTCTTTCTGCGCAATTGTTGGCTCGGGAGGTGCGGGAGGCTTCGCTCAAGATGGGTGGGCGGTTGTTGGAGATCGGCGGGGAGGTGTTTCCTTCGGCGGAGTTGGCAGCGTACCGGGAGTTGGTTCGTGGGGGTGGGGCCGGGGGGCATCAGCCCTTGGCTTTTGGGGTGATTGCACGGTCACTGGGTGTTCCGTTTGAGGCCGCGCTCTCTGCCTATTTGTTTGCTGCAGTGACTTCCCTGACCCAGAACGCAGTGCGCGCCATTCCGCTCGGGCAGAACGCCGGCCAGCGGGTACTGCGCCACGCGCACGACGCCGTAGCTGCCGCCGTCGAGGATGTAGCACAGCTGTGCTGGGACGACTTTGGGGCCGTCAGCCCCGGACTTGAAATTTCACAAATGCGGCACGAACGGCAACGCGCCCGCATGTTCATGAGCTAG
- the ureG gene encoding urease accessory protein UreG, which translates to MTEPIKIGVGGPVGAGKTQLVERITRHMCRDISMAAITNDIYTIEDAKILAANGILPEDRIIGVETGGCPHTAIREDTSMNTAAIEELKARHPDLQVIFVESGGDNLSATFSPELVDFSIYIIDVAQGEKIPRKAGQGMIKSDLFIINKTDLAPHVGADLAVMERDSKEFRGSKPFCFTNLKTDEGLDEVLNWIRRDVLMLDLAQ; encoded by the coding sequence ATGACTGAACCCATCAAAATCGGCGTCGGCGGACCCGTCGGAGCCGGCAAGACCCAGTTGGTGGAACGCATCACCCGGCACATGTGCAGGGACATCTCCATGGCCGCCATTACCAACGACATCTACACGATCGAAGACGCCAAAATCCTCGCGGCCAACGGCATCCTCCCCGAAGACCGCATCATCGGCGTCGAAACCGGCGGCTGCCCGCATACAGCCATCCGCGAAGACACCTCCATGAACACCGCGGCCATCGAAGAACTCAAAGCCAGGCACCCCGATCTGCAGGTCATCTTTGTCGAATCAGGCGGCGACAACCTCTCCGCCACCTTCAGCCCCGAACTCGTCGACTTCTCCATCTACATCATCGACGTAGCCCAAGGCGAAAAAATCCCCCGCAAAGCCGGCCAAGGGATGATCAAATCCGACCTGTTCATTATCAACAAGACCGATTTGGCGCCACATGTTGGGGCGGACCTGGCCGTCATGGAGAGGGATTCCAAGGAGTTCCGCGGCAGTAAGCCGTTTTGCTTCACGAACCTCAAGACGGACGAAGGGTTGGACGAGGTCCTCAACTGGATCCGGCGCGACGTCCTGATGCTCGACTTGGCGCAATGA
- the ureE gene encoding urease accessory protein UreE: MIIEKILGNLHEQPNDFEGRHKEKVVLPSSLLVKRIQRVTTDHGKELGIRLPAGTGDLRDGDILAVEPGNVIVISVLPTDVLVIGARTIHEMGIVAHSLGNRHLQAQFFDAASEYGAEVMVCQYDHTVEDYLKSVGVPYDRQERVMPVPFRHAEHSH, translated from the coding sequence ATGATCATCGAAAAAATCCTCGGCAACCTCCACGAACAGCCCAACGACTTTGAGGGCCGGCACAAAGAAAAAGTGGTACTCCCGAGCTCCCTGCTGGTCAAACGCATCCAACGCGTCACCACCGACCACGGCAAAGAACTCGGCATCCGCCTCCCCGCCGGCACCGGCGACCTCCGCGACGGCGACATCCTCGCCGTCGAACCCGGCAACGTCATCGTCATCTCCGTGCTGCCCACCGACGTCCTGGTGATCGGGGCGCGGACAATCCACGAGATGGGGATCGTGGCGCATTCGCTCGGCAACCGGCATTTGCAGGCGCAATTCTTCGATGCCGCTTCCGAGTACGGAGCCGAAGTCATGGTTTGTCAGTATGACCACACGGTCGAAGATTATCTGAAGAGCGTTGGCGTCCCCTACGACAGGCAAGAGCGGGTCATGCCGGTGCCCTTCCGCCATGCTGAGCATTCGCACTAG
- a CDS encoding S26 family signal peptidase, which yields MSLEYKDSARTALFSAEGWVPFVVALLARVYLGISLTLAVIALFPAVLGWSGSVVQSGSMEPHISPGDVVLSSGLPDDRPVPVGGVVEFLSPAEAEPDGKEKTRLHRIVGANDDGTYITAGDANVETDSTPMKREQITGQARLLVPMVGLPGLWIAHGTLPQLAIWSVGTLLAVVCAIYLGSSTPGGGTRRIPAAAATAAAATTAVATTAVATAAATTTAAVPGRIPPLWASPRTKAVAAFLLAALIAVLVILGATAGTTAAAFTSVTSNTGNTFGAAPDWNPPTVTLADPGVSIRDTATISATAQDAESGIRSIDVEYLRDGSSTWTNLCTASTATATCQWNTKAVPDGGYSLRARATDNAGLTSVTPVRSTTIANSFTVVLASPAEAVRGNVPLSTTLLGAGTTIYSVRVEYSLAGANKWNTLCLNLVSPYNCTWNTALFTNETYDLRAVAVAGLTTTYSAVVTDIIVDNLAPTVALTDPGTPLSGTRTLAATSTDTHSGVSQLSLQYAKTGTSTWSTACTVTETPYSCRFDTTTVSDGAYSFRAVSVDAAGNIATTAATSRTVDNTIASISLEDPGAYLTGTVPLSAAANSTAGVASVRIQSAPSGAATWTTLCTPVAVPYGCNWNTSAYADGAYDLRAVLTDRTGKETISATVASRRVDNSPLRAADIRTANGGGTQSRLESGDSMSFVYSQQVNLASVTPGWSGAALPVTVRLRDGNLAGLGNSTDVLDVQRTGSSVNLGSVNLKQNYAKSRKTVLFNAIMTAATETVGGIPRTVVTVTLGSAASGGSGVRTAGAAANMVWTPTSAVTGLTGVACSLAPLTEAGVLDRDF from the coding sequence GTGAGCCTGGAATACAAGGACAGCGCCAGAACAGCCCTGTTCTCCGCTGAGGGATGGGTGCCGTTTGTGGTGGCGCTCCTGGCCCGCGTTTATCTGGGCATCTCATTGACGCTGGCGGTTATCGCGCTGTTTCCAGCTGTGCTGGGCTGGAGCGGGAGCGTGGTGCAAAGCGGTTCCATGGAACCCCACATCAGCCCCGGCGACGTCGTCCTTTCCTCGGGGCTTCCGGATGACCGCCCGGTCCCGGTGGGGGGCGTGGTGGAGTTCCTCAGTCCCGCAGAAGCCGAGCCCGACGGGAAAGAGAAGACCCGGCTTCACCGCATTGTCGGAGCCAACGACGACGGAACCTACATCACCGCCGGCGACGCCAATGTGGAGACCGACAGCACCCCCATGAAGCGGGAGCAGATCACGGGCCAGGCCCGCCTCTTGGTGCCCATGGTGGGCTTGCCAGGATTATGGATAGCCCACGGCACCCTTCCTCAATTGGCCATATGGTCCGTGGGAACGTTGCTTGCGGTGGTGTGCGCCATTTACCTGGGCAGCTCCACACCCGGCGGCGGGACGCGGAGGATCCCCGCCGCCGCCGCTACCGCCGCCGCCGCTACCACCGCCGTCGCTACCACCGCCGTCGCTACCGCCGCCGCTACCACCACCGCCGCTGTTCCCGGCCGCATCCCCCCACTGTGGGCGAGCCCGCGTACCAAGGCGGTGGCCGCCTTCCTGCTCGCGGCCCTCATCGCCGTATTGGTAATCCTTGGTGCGACGGCCGGGACAACAGCGGCAGCCTTCACCTCGGTCACCTCAAATACCGGGAACACCTTCGGCGCGGCCCCGGACTGGAACCCGCCCACGGTCACCCTCGCGGACCCCGGTGTCTCCATCAGGGATACCGCCACCATCTCAGCCACCGCCCAGGACGCCGAGTCCGGGATCAGGAGCATCGACGTCGAGTACCTCCGGGACGGCTCGTCCACGTGGACCAATCTCTGTACGGCTTCCACCGCCACTGCCACGTGCCAGTGGAACACCAAAGCAGTGCCCGACGGCGGTTACAGCCTCCGCGCGCGGGCCACGGACAACGCCGGACTCACCTCAGTGACCCCGGTCCGCAGCACTACGATTGCCAACAGTTTCACTGTGGTCCTGGCGAGCCCCGCCGAAGCGGTGCGCGGGAACGTGCCCTTGTCCACTACCCTCCTGGGTGCAGGTACCACCATTTACAGCGTGCGCGTGGAGTACTCGTTGGCAGGGGCGAACAAGTGGAACACGTTGTGCCTGAACCTGGTCAGTCCCTATAACTGCACGTGGAACACTGCGCTCTTCACGAATGAAACATACGATCTCCGCGCCGTGGCCGTCGCTGGACTGACCACGACCTACTCCGCTGTGGTTACCGACATCATCGTGGACAACCTTGCCCCCACCGTGGCATTGACGGACCCGGGCACTCCCCTGAGCGGGACCCGCACGTTGGCTGCCACCTCAACGGACACCCACTCCGGCGTCTCACAACTGAGCCTTCAATATGCCAAGACCGGCACCAGCACCTGGTCCACAGCGTGCACGGTCACTGAGACTCCCTATTCCTGCCGCTTTGACACCACCACCGTGTCCGATGGCGCCTATTCCTTCCGGGCCGTCAGCGTCGACGCTGCGGGAAATATCGCCACCACTGCGGCCACCAGCAGGACAGTGGATAACACCATTGCCTCAATTTCCCTTGAAGACCCGGGAGCCTACCTCACCGGCACCGTACCCCTGTCCGCCGCCGCCAATTCAACCGCCGGGGTGGCTTCAGTCAGGATCCAGTCGGCACCTTCGGGAGCAGCCACGTGGACCACGCTCTGCACGCCGGTCGCCGTACCTTATGGCTGCAACTGGAACACCAGCGCCTATGCCGACGGCGCTTACGACCTCAGGGCGGTCCTCACTGACCGCACTGGCAAAGAGACCATCTCAGCCACGGTGGCTTCAAGGAGGGTGGACAACAGCCCGCTCCGGGCAGCCGACATCAGGACAGCCAACGGTGGAGGCACCCAAAGCAGGCTCGAAAGCGGTGACTCCATGAGCTTCGTCTACAGCCAGCAAGTCAACCTGGCCAGCGTCACACCCGGTTGGTCCGGTGCGGCGCTTCCGGTGACGGTGCGCCTGAGGGACGGCAACCTTGCCGGCCTGGGCAACTCCACGGATGTCCTTGACGTCCAGAGAACCGGCAGCAGCGTCAACCTCGGCTCGGTCAACCTCAAACAGAACTACGCCAAGAGCCGCAAGACAGTCCTTTTCAACGCCATCATGACCGCCGCCACCGAAACCGTGGGCGGAATTCCGCGGACAGTGGTGACCGTAACCCTCGGCAGTGCAGCCAGCGGCGGCTCCGGTGTGAGGACGGCAGGTGCGGCTGCAAACATGGTCTGGACACCGACGTCGGCCGTCACCGGCCTGACAGGCGTCGCTTGCTCGCTGGCGCCCCTCACCGAAGCGGGTGTCCTGGACCGGGACTTCTAA
- a CDS encoding urease accessory protein UreD: protein MGSGVDAGPWGDVEPGARLAFGNVEPGAGLALGERGVRGRLELGVGVRGGRSVALRQFHEGALRVLRPHYLDGSGQVCYVMVNPGGAYLGADLFVVDVEVGAGAELLLTTQSATKVYRTPGSFAEQRMSVRLAEGSRLELMPDQLIAYREASYRQNSHISLHPTSSLVMAEVITPGWSPDGASFKYEEVRLRNEIWIEGGNGAKLLALDNLLIRPPLNDVTGMGFMEGFSHLGSLVVVDPRVDQGLADELDRTVKDFAAFTGISLTTTIAGSTGIVLRSLSNSTEELNTLLGACTGLLRERWYGQEPLNLRKY from the coding sequence ATGGGCTCGGGCGTCGATGCTGGTCCTTGGGGGGACGTGGAGCCGGGCGCTCGGTTGGCCTTTGGGAATGTTGAGCCGGGCGCTGGGTTGGCCTTGGGGGAGCGGGGTGTGCGGGGGCGGTTGGAGTTGGGCGTTGGGGTGCGCGGGGGGCGGTCTGTTGCTTTGCGGCAGTTCCATGAGGGCGCTTTGCGGGTGCTTAGGCCGCATTATCTGGATGGGTCCGGGCAGGTTTGCTATGTCATGGTCAATCCGGGTGGGGCGTATCTGGGGGCCGATCTGTTCGTTGTTGACGTGGAGGTTGGGGCTGGGGCTGAGCTGTTGTTGACCACGCAGTCGGCCACCAAGGTTTATCGGACACCGGGGTCGTTTGCTGAGCAGCGGATGAGTGTCCGGCTGGCGGAGGGCTCGCGGTTGGAGCTGATGCCCGATCAGTTGATTGCGTATCGGGAGGCGAGCTATCGGCAGAATTCGCACATCAGCCTCCACCCGACGTCGAGCCTTGTCATGGCCGAAGTCATCACGCCGGGGTGGTCCCCTGACGGCGCGTCCTTTAAATATGAAGAGGTGCGGCTGCGCAATGAGATCTGGATCGAGGGCGGGAACGGAGCGAAACTGCTGGCGCTCGACAACCTCCTGATCCGGCCGCCCCTCAACGACGTGACCGGGATGGGTTTCATGGAGGGCTTCAGCCATCTGGGGTCGTTGGTGGTGGTGGATCCGCGGGTGGATCAAGGGCTTGCTGACGAGCTGGACAGGACAGTCAAGGATTTTGCCGCTTTCACGGGTATTTCCTTGACCACGACTATTGCCGGGAGTACCGGGATTGTGCTGCGATCGTTGTCCAACAGCACCGAGGAACTCAACACGTTGCTGGGTGCCTGCACCGGCCTCCTGCGGGAACGCTGGTACGGGCAGGAACCCTTGAATTTGAGGAAGTACTAA